The segment CCCATCCAGATGAGGATTGCCGATGACTGGAGCGAAAGCGCTCATCCGGTCGTCAACAAAGGTCTTCGGCGCGAAACTCATGTAGTCCTCGCACGAAACGAGACTTCCCGGCGGAATCTCCTCCCGCACCGAGCCCACCGAGCTCAGCGTAACCACAGACGTCACCCCCAACTGGCAAAGAGCCTCGACGTTGGCCCGATAGTTGATCGCGTGCGGCGGCAGGGCATGCTCGAAGCCGTGGCGGTTCATAGCCACCAGATTGCCCTGCTCCTTTACGAGTATCTCCCCATGCAACGTCTCCAGCCGATGCTCTCGCCAGCCCGCAAAGGTATCCGCCCGTTCAATGCTGGTTCCACTAATGATTGCAATCTTCATGGCTTATCGAACTAGCTCCCCCAAAGCCCGCTTTCAAACCCCGAAAATGCAAAATCTCCGACACACGCGATTGTTGCGTTCCCCAGCCTTGCATTTCCCCGAAGCCCGGTCATAAGTTCCAGCCCTTCGTCGGGACCTACCCGCGGAAAATCGTTAAATATCACAAAAGAAAATGACGACTGATATCATAGACATCAACGCACGCGAGATCCTCGACTCACGCGGCAACCCAACAGTCGAAGTCGACGTAATACTCGCTTCTGGAATCATCGGCCGCGCAGCCGTACCATCGGGAGCCAGCACCGGCGAGCACGAAGCACTCGAGCTCCGCGACGGAGACAAGGGTCGCTACCTCGGCAAGGGCGTCAGCAAGGCCGTTGACAACATCCACGAGCTCATCCTTCCAGAAATCGAAGGCATGGACGCTTGCGACCAGGTCGCCATCGACAAGGCCATGCTCGAGCTCGACGGCACCAAGACTAAGAGCAAGCTCGGAGCCAACGCCATCCTCGGCGTGTCCCTCGCAGTCGCCAAGGCCGCTGCTCAAGCTTCCGGACTCGAACTTTACCAGTACATCGGCGGACCAAACGCCAAGACCCTGCCCGTTCCGATGATGAACATCATCAACGGCGGTTCCCACTCCGACGCTCCTATCGCCTTCCAGGAATTCATGATCCGTCCCGTGGGCGCTCCTTCCTTCAAGGAAGGCCTCCGCATGGGCGCTGAAGTTTTCCACGCCCTCAAGGCAATCTTCAAGAAGCGCGGGCTATCCACGGCAGTGGGTGACGAAGGCGGTTTCGCCCCTACCCTCGACGGCACCGAAGACGCCCTCGACTCCATCCTCCAAGCCATCAAGGACGCCGGCTACAAGCCAGGTCGCAAGGAAGACGGCGGCGACGTATCCATCGCCCTCGACTGCGCTTCTTCCGAGTTCTTCAAGGACGGCCTCTACGACTACACCAAGTTCGAAGGCGAAGGAGCTGCCAAACGCAACTCCGACGAGCAAGCAGCATACCTCAAGGAACTCTGCGACAAGTACCCGATCGACTCCATCGAAGACGGCATGGACGAAAACGACTGGGATGGCTGGGTAGCCGTAACCAAGCTCATCGGCGACTCCGTACAGCTCGTGGGTGACGACCTTTTCGTAACCAACGTCGACTATCTCTCCAAGGGCATCAAGCTCGGCGCCGGCAACTCCATCCTCATCAAGGTCAACCAAATCGGTACCCTCACCGAGACCCTCGACGCCATCGAGATGGCTCACCGCGCCGGCTACACTTCCGTTACTTCCCACCGTTCCGGTGAAACGGAAGACGCGACCATCGCCGACCTCGCCGTTGCCACAAACTCCGGCCAGATCAAGACAGGTTCGCTCAGCCGCTCCGACCGTATCGCCAAGTACAACCAGCTCCTCCGCATCGAAGAGCAGCTCGGCGAAAACGCTCGCTACGGCATCTAGTCCGTAGTCGCCGTTTCACTACGCGAAACCTTTCCAAGGCCCGACGCTCCCGCGTCGGGCCTTTTTCGTATTTGTAGGGCTGCCGCTCGCTGTTTAGCGCAAGGACATAGTTAACACATGTTAAGGTACATGGTTAACGCTTTTCAGGTGGGCTTCTTGCTCCCCCTGGACGCCTAGGCGTCCAGGGGGAGCAAGAAGCGCGTTGTAGTTGTTTCTAGGCTTGGTCGCGCGGCTCAGGTCGATCATCCCCAAGCTTTTCCAGCAGTAGAAAACTTCCCAGCGAAGATCGTCGAACTGGTTTATCGCCACGCTTTCCCCGATGAAGGCCCTTCCGATGAAGAAGCTGCGTCCCTTGAACATCAGGTCGCCTTTGCTCTTCACCTTGCGCACCTGCTCGGCCTCGCCGTAGAAGCTCAGGCAGTGGGGTATGGTCGCGGGCAAGGCTCGCTCCGAGGCGCGGTAGCGGTCGGCGGGGCAGTCGAGATCGAGCGAGCGGTGCGGGCGGACGTGGTTGTAGGTCTCGCGAAACCGGGCGAACTCCCGGTCGCAATGCTCGAGGTCGCGCCACAGCGTGGTCCTGCCCAGCAGCTCGTGCTTGAGGGTCTGGTGGAAGCGTTCCTCCTTGCCTTGCGTCTGGGGGTGCAGGGGGCGGCCGTGGATCGTCTCCACCCCCAGGCGCAGCAGCCAGGCCTCCAGCTCGCTGGCCGCCCCGAACCCCCGCCCCCAGGGCGAACCGTTGTCGCAGAGGATGGCCCAAGGCAGCCCGTACTTGCCGAAGCATGACAGCAGGCATTCCTGCACCGTGGAGGTCCTCTCGT is part of the Pelagicoccus enzymogenes genome and harbors:
- the eno gene encoding phosphopyruvate hydratase, which translates into the protein MTTDIIDINAREILDSRGNPTVEVDVILASGIIGRAAVPSGASTGEHEALELRDGDKGRYLGKGVSKAVDNIHELILPEIEGMDACDQVAIDKAMLELDGTKTKSKLGANAILGVSLAVAKAAAQASGLELYQYIGGPNAKTLPVPMMNIINGGSHSDAPIAFQEFMIRPVGAPSFKEGLRMGAEVFHALKAIFKKRGLSTAVGDEGGFAPTLDGTEDALDSILQAIKDAGYKPGRKEDGGDVSIALDCASSEFFKDGLYDYTKFEGEGAAKRNSDEQAAYLKELCDKYPIDSIEDGMDENDWDGWVAVTKLIGDSVQLVGDDLFVTNVDYLSKGIKLGAGNSILIKVNQIGTLTETLDAIEMAHRAGYTSVTSHRSGETEDATIADLAVATNSGQIKTGSLSRSDRIAKYNQLLRIEEQLGENARYGI
- a CDS encoding MTAP family purine nucleoside phosphorylase; amino-acid sequence: MKIAIISGTSIERADTFAGWREHRLETLHGEILVKEQGNLVAMNRHGFEHALPPHAINYRANVEALCQLGVTSVVTLSSVGSVREEIPPGSLVSCEDYMSFAPKTFVDDRMSAFAPVIGNPHLDGIAACTELPIVRGKVYMQTRGPRFETRAEVRAIQVLGGDVVGMTFANEADLILERGLELTPFCMVDNFAHGVRSSELSMEAFQALVAKNQDTINQFLADVVDYLSDCS
- a CDS encoding IS481 family transposase, which encodes MPWMETDKITQRRDFVFLASKPGANKRELIRRFGISPPTAYKWLERYRKEGLPGLEDRSRRPAGQPNKSCPEVERKVLELRRKHDCWGARKLRRLLQNAGEKELPSATTVHNIIRRAGLLGQGSRPCVAPRSFERSQPNELWQMDFKGHFEMAGSKRCHPLTACDDHSRFNLILKACEDERTSTVQECLLSCFGKYGLPWAILCDNGSPWGRGFGAASELEAWLLRLGVETIHGRPLHPQTQGKEERFHQTLKHELLGRTTLWRDLEHCDREFARFRETYNHVRPHRSLDLDCPADRYRASERALPATIPHCLSFYGEAEQVRKVKSKGDLMFKGRSFFIGRAFIGESVAINQFDDLRWEVFYCWKSLGMIDLSRATKPRNNYNALLAPPGRLGVQGEQEAHLKSVNHVP